Proteins encoded in a region of the Oncorhynchus gorbuscha isolate QuinsamMale2020 ecotype Even-year linkage group LG16, OgorEven_v1.0, whole genome shotgun sequence genome:
- the LOC123998983 gene encoding ankyrin repeat and SOCS box protein 16-like gives MSKDTFAFSSAALHSLKVDQELQEWKDKRQALAHRRAMSRPPVSRASRPPPRQQRGLQEIRVYEARCRDTTIHNTFMCGDMKGVHVVSKDPCMVNALMETVHEEMVWAPGRCQTQRI, from the coding sequence ATGTCCAAGGACACATTTGCCTTCAGCTCAGCCGCCTTGCACTCTCTGAAAGTGGATCAGGAGCTCCAGGAGTGGAAGGATAAGCGGCAGGCATTGGCCCACAGGAGGGCCATGAGCCGGCCACCTGTGTCCCGGGCCTCCAGACCCCCTCCCAGACAGCAGCGGGGCCTCCAGGAGATCCGGGTCTATGAGGCCCGATGCAGAGATACCACAATCCACAACACATTCATGTGTGGGGACATGAAGGGAGTGCACGTTGTGTCAAAGGACCCCTGCATGGTCAACGCACTGATGGAAACAGTACATGAGGAGATGGTGTGGGCTCCAGGCAGGTGTCAAACGCAGAGAATATGA
- the LOC123998984 gene encoding LOW QUALITY PROTEIN: ankyrin repeat and SOCS box protein 16-like (The sequence of the model RefSeq protein was modified relative to this genomic sequence to represent the inferred CDS: inserted 1 base in 1 codon) has product MWTMSSKIKQTSALRLAASKGHSGCVEELLFRGAEVDADPGGSTALHDACIDGHDSCVQLLLAHGADPDLLAEDGSAPLHLCSTAQTFQCAELLVTGGAEVNVLTSEXKDTPLHVVARRDLEEHVKLFLSHGADVSARNREGETPLNAACGGAERPAEAGRYLRVVQMLLGAGADPCTAGRKHHTPLHNACSNCSPRIAEILLQHGAKADVQNCAGYTPMDCLLQVVEDYPDQHPEAVARSLLNHGAKAGKSLMLKLCLISPATLEVMLNCYAVVPSCEEWMQSIPLEIHETHQVFFDSVRQMTSQPRSLQHLCRCALRRHLGKGIDAAISRLDIPSSLMEYLLLRNDGEIR; this is encoded by the exons ATGTGGACCATGAGCTCCAAGATCAAGCAGACATCTGCATTACGTCTGGCAGCCAGCAAGGGACACTCAGGCTGTGTGGAGGAGCTGCTGTTTCGAGGGGCGGAGGTGGATGCTGACCCTGGTGGCAGCACAGCCCTGCATGATGCCTGTATAGATGGCCATGACAGCTGTGTCCAGCTGCTGCTAGCCCACGGAGCAGACCCTGACCTGCTGGCAGAAGACGGCAGTGCACCCCTTCACCTCTGCAGCACAGCCCAGACATTTCA GTGTGCTGAGCTGCTGGTGACGGGTGGGGCAGAGGTCAATGTGTTGACCAGTG ACAAAGATACGCCCCTCCATGTGGTGGCTCGTCGGGATCTGGAGGAGCATGTGAAGCTCTTTCTGTCCCATGGAGCTGACGTGTCAGCCAGGAACCGTGAGGGGGAGACCCCCCTGAATGCAGCCTGTGGTGGGGCTGAGAGGCCTGCCGAGGCTGGGCGGTACCTCCGCGTGGTCCAGATGCTGCTGGGAGCTGGGGCTGACCCCTGCACTGCAGGCAGGAAACACCACACACCTCTACACAACGCCTGTAGTAACTGCAGCCCACGCATTGCAGAAATTTTACTACAACACGGAGCCAAAGCAGACGTGCAGAACTGTGCAGGATACACACCCATGGACTGTCTGTTACAG GTGGTGGAGGACTATCCAGACCAGCATCCGGAGGCTGTAGCACGCTCCCTCCTAAACCACGGGGCCAAGGCCGGTAAAAGCTTG ATGCTGAAGCTCTGCCTCATCTCCCCTGCCACCCTGGAGGTAATGCTGAACTGCTATGCTGTTGTCCCTTCCTGTGAGGAATGGATGCAGTCTATCCCTCTTGAGATACATGAG aCGCACCAGGTTTTCTTTGACTCTGTGAGGCAGATGACGAGCCAGCCTCGCTCCCTGCAGCACCTGTGCCGCTGTGCTCTGCGCCGCCACTTAGGAAAAGGTATCGACGCCGCTATCAGTAGATTGGACATCCCCAGCTCTCTGATGGAGTATCTACTACTTCGGAATGACGGGGAGATCCGGTGA
- the LOC123999366 gene encoding transmembrane and ubiquitin-like domain-containing protein 1 isoform X1, which translates to MAVCALTMDGMGDEVAAVSGVLLLVLALVLAWLSTQVADRGDHILSTILTVGAHASLIGLGGHESYSGGPPSADTPEQQTPPPSQENKPEEGEPGSEREDGEITGEGTTGAGVDLLLNIQGKKPQTYQPDDDDEDDEEEDDYEEEEKVQKLSPVVSCTSITVRLKFLNDTEEVAVLRPQDTVGLLKSKYFSGRECQIKLIYQGQLLQDPKRTLLSLNISHNSVIHCHVSQVLREASPEETARSGASGGIRAAGLALSTSSLVVPVFVVMLAVVWYFRINYRQFFTAPATISLVGVTVFFSFLIFGMHSR; encoded by the exons ATGGCGGTGTGTGCACTGACAATGGACGGGATGGGAGATGAGGTGGCTGCAGTAAGCGGTGTGTTACTCCTGGTCTTGGCCCTGGTCCTGGCTTGGCTCTCCACGCAAGTGGCAGATCGGGGAGACCACATCCTGAGCACCATCCTTACAGTCGGTGCCCACGCCTCTCTAATCGGGCTGGGGGGCCATGAGAGTTACAGTGGAGGGCCACCCAGTGCAGACACCCCAGAGCAGCAAACACCTCCACCCTCCCAGGAGAACAAGCCAGAGGAGGGGGAGCCTGGGTCTgagagggaagatggggagataacaggagaggggACTACAGGGGCTGGAGTTGACCTGCTGTTGAATATCCAGGGGAAGAAACCTCAGACATACcagcctgatgatgatgatgaagatgatgaggaagaggatgacTATGAGGAAGAAGAAAAGGTTCAGAAGCTGAGCCCAGTGGTCTCCTGCACCAGCATCACGGTTCGTTTGAAGTTCCTGAATGACACAGAAGAGGTGGCAGTCCTGAGACCCCAGGATACAGTGGGTCTACTGAAGAG TAAGTACTTCTCAGGGCGGGAGTGTCAGATCAAGTTGATCTACCAGGGCCAGCTGCTTCAGGATCCCAAACGGACTCTGCTCTCCCTCAACATCTCTCACAACAGTGTGATCCACTGCCACGTGTCCCAGGTGCTGCGGGAGGCCAGCCCAGAGGAGACAGCTCGCTCTGGGGCTAGTGGGGGAATCAGGGCTGCAGGCCTGGCTCTGAGCACCAGCAGCCTGGTGGTGCCTGTGTTTGTGGTGATGTTAGCCGTGGTCTGGTACTTCCGCATCAACTACCGTCAGTTCTTCACCGCCCCTGCTACCATCTCCCTGGTGGGAGTCACTGTGTTCTTCAGCTTCCTCATCTTTGGAATGCACAGCCGGTGA
- the LOC123999366 gene encoding transmembrane and ubiquitin-like domain-containing protein 1 isoform X2, producing the protein MAVCALTMDGMGDEVAAVSGVLLLVLALVLAWLSTQVADRGDHILSTILTVGAHASLIGLGGHESYSGGPPSADTPEQQTPPPSQENKPEEGEPGSEREDGEITGEGTTGAGVDLLLNIQGKKPQTYQPDDDDEDDEEEDDYEEEEKVQKLSPVVSCTSITVRLKFLNDTEEVAVLRPQDTVGLLKSKYFSGRECQIKLIYQGQLLQDPKRTLLSLNISHNSVIHCHVSQVLREASPEETARSGASGGIRAAGLALSTSSLVVPVFVVMLAVVWYFRINYRQFFTAPATISLVGVTVFFSFLIFGMHSR; encoded by the exons ATGGCGGTGTGTGCACTGACAATGGACGGGATGGGAGATGAGGTGGCTGCAGTAAGCGGTGTGTTACTCCTGGTCTTGGCCCTGGTCCTGGCTTGGCTCTCCACGCAAGTGGCAGATCGGGGAGACCACATCCTGAGCACCATCCTTACAGTCGGTGCCCACGCCTCTCTAATCGGGCTGGGGGGCCATGAGAGTTACAGTGGAGGGCCACCCAGTGCAGACACCCCAGAGCAGCAAACACCTCCACCCTCCCAGGAGAACAAGCCAGAGGAGGGGGAGCCTGGGTCTgagagggaagatggggagataacaggagaggggACTACAGGGGCTGGAGTTGACCTGCTGTTGAATATCCAGGGGAAGAAACCTCAGACATACcagcctgatgatgatgatgaagatgatgaggaagaggatgacTATGAGGAAGAAGAAAAGGTTCAGAAGCTGAGCCCAGTGGTCTCCTGCACCAGCATCACGGTTCGTTTGAAGTTCCTGAATGACACAGAAGAGGTGGCAGTCCTGAGACCCCAGGATACAGTGG GTCTACTGAAGAG TAAGTACTTCTCAGGGCGGGAGTGTCAGATCAAGTTGATCTACCAGGGCCAGCTGCTTCAGGATCCCAAACGGACTCTGCTCTCCCTCAACATCTCTCACAACAGTGTGATCCACTGCCACGTGTCCCAGGTGCTGCGGGAGGCCAGCCCAGAGGAGACAGCTCGCTCTGGGGCTAGTGGGGGAATCAGGGCTGCAGGCCTGGCTCTGAGCACCAGCAGCCTGGTGGTGCCTGTGTTTGTGGTGATGTTAGCCGTGGTCTGGTACTTCCGCATCAACTACCGTCAGTTCTTCACCGCCCCTGCTACCATCTCCCTGGTGGGAGTCACTGTGTTCTTCAGCTTCCTCATCTTTGGAATGCACAGCCGGTGA